A window of Melopsittacus undulatus isolate bMelUnd1 chromosome 2, bMelUnd1.mat.Z, whole genome shotgun sequence contains these coding sequences:
- the LOC101875885 gene encoding sperm-associated antigen 4 protein-like, with translation MSWPRGAEQELLGSSQASVKQEMQDFNQKAVQVYAARRNVLQIVRDVLEDHAVQEEQTQEILQLTEVAVKKVLENYVLMPDWALESTGATIDEERTSKSYGGKDMITWMRSLFTFFFANPPSTILQPSITPGNCWPFQGSQAHVVIRLPAHVWPTAFTVWHISAAVSPSGEVSSAPREFTVFGVDEAKAETLLGTFTYDVHKEIAQTFHVQKELPGPFSYIKFQVQSNWGNPEYTCVYRVQVHGKMARNNNNCRP, from the exons ATGTCCTGGCCTCGTGGAGCTGAGCAGGAACTACTGGG cAGTTCACAGGCCTCGGTGAAGCAGGAGATGCAGGACTTCAATCAGAAAGCGGTTCAGGTGTATGCTGCTAGGAGGAATGTACTACAGATTGTGAGAGATGTCCTCGAAGACCATGCTGTCCAAGAGGAGCAAACGCAG GAAATTCTGCAGTTGACAGAGGTGGCAGTTAAGAAGGTGCTTGAGAACTATGTCCTGATGCCTGACTGGGCTCTGGAGTCCACAG GTGCCACCATCGATGAAGAGAGGACATCCAAGAGTTATGGTGGGAAAGACATGATCACCTGGATGCGTTCTCTGTTCACCTTCTTTTTTGCAAACCCTCCATCAACAATCTTGCAG CCCAGTATTACCCCTGGCAACTGCTGGCCTTTCCAGGGATCTCAGGCCCATGTGGTCATCCGGCTGCCTGCGCACGTCTGGCCAACAGCTTTCACCGTCTGGCATATCTCCGCGGCAGTGTCTCCCTCTGGGGAGGTCAGCAGTGCACCCCGAGAGTTTACTGTCTTT GGAGTGGACGAGGCAAAGGCAGAAACTCTCTTGGGAACATTTACCTACGACGTGCACAAGGAGATCGCTCAGACATTCCATGTGCAG AAGGAGCTTCCCGGGCCGTTTTCTTACATCAAATTCCAGGTGCAGAGCAACTGGGGAAATCCAGAGTACACATGTGTGTACCGAGTACAGGTTCATGGGAAGATGGCGAGGAACAACAACAACTGTAGACCCTAG